The proteins below are encoded in one region of Cololabis saira isolate AMF1-May2022 chromosome 13, fColSai1.1, whole genome shotgun sequence:
- the zbtb11 gene encoding zinc finger and BTB domain-containing protein 11, translating to MSCEESYLAIIRYLTDEREPYAPGTPGNTKRKIRKAAACYVVRSGTLFYQRRLKGQNDFTELEVVLRDERRQELISDAHILTGGEHLNQQLTWELISHKYWWRGILKNVKDHIRECAQCQSKRSADDGSGGRLFSRPGRRRAAPNMNEEEEEEEEEEDEEEGGGGDESSFGADSVVQQRFRMAKGSTKHQVIFVDSKGEVNQFLPKHSQTMLDKLNQQRLSNQFCDITLLIEGEEYRAHKAVLAACSEYFNELFFEKGAAATHEAVVDLTGFVKPSFLPLLDFAYTSKLTFNFCIMADIANLARHLLMNEVLQICENVHKQVEEQKLTVYQRGDVHTLMANQPALQEASKVDGAEVYMVTIQGDDKAVVANEPLTFVAPSKEGYVQQPLTVVTQTVEGEAVHVGEAGQTETVALITHSSQVEPGETVTLISGGAEGMEGETMTVVTHSGQSGASESLAVVSACLAMEQPQVTEDGAFVINMDTTDKPGPPEVAAPEPEATLHRDATTETQSTPEIPAAPPKRKRGRPAKVKKEVVEREEPPPEPEDPSADEGYADKQGLAGDDTSRRRLRQRSMAEGGYARLHMGLEEDEEGKKTPPQTAPPAAATTATKVVPRHGKRGRPPKQPAETQVKPQSACDSAAEASVVTDNTAATAEISTQDAGTTPAEPEAETKPPQASTGTAGEGEHTCSECGMSFNRRYSLIMHTLKHEKARAYKCSLCSKEFQYAASLQAHLARHKQQRSQRVPSAKPPGEYGSEARAEGGLDDKSAALLTKREFVCDICGKTLPKLYSLRIHMLNHTGVRPHSCKVCGKTFAHKHSLKMHKALHDVTKQFQCEYCKKSFVSKRSMEEHTSIHTGESKYLCNTCGATFHRASALSKHLKKHQPRPEVRPFSCTHCDKSFYEAKDLQQHMNKHMGLKPFQCQVCGKCYSWKKDWYSHVKSHSVAEPYKCNVCGKEFFEKALYRRHVKKATHGKKGRVKQNLERECEHCGRKFTQLREYRRHINNHQGVKPFECLTCGVAWADARSLKRHVRTHTGERPYVCPMCQEAHIDARTLRKHMAKYHVDSLPGKIMLEKDTLQFHNQGTQVEHAVSILTSDLPPELRPAQPQPAEEIETVLITEETVEAVEAVQAVQAVSDGSMATLSDQGIMQVVNYVLAQQGLTEAKPEDAAEGIQTMEVEVAEVAHVAEVAHVAEVAEVE from the exons ATGTCGTGTGAGGAGAGCTACTTGGCTATCATCCGCTACCTGACGGATGAACGGGAGCCGTACGCGCCGGGGACGCCCGGCAACACCAAGAGGAAGATCCGCAAGGCGGCCGCCTGCTACGTGGTCCGCAGCGGGACCCTGTTCTACCAGCGGCGGCTGAAGGGGCAGAACGACTTCACGGAGCTGGAGGTGGTGCTGCGGGACGAGCGGAGACAGGAACTGATCAGCGATGCTCACATACTGACGGGGGGGGAGCACCTGAACCAGCAGCTCACCTGGGAGCTCATCTCGCACAAGTACTGGTGGAGAG GTATCCTGAAGAATGTGAAAGACCACATCAGAGAATGTGCCCAGTGTCAGAGCAAGCGCAGTGCCGACGACGGCTCTGGAGGCCGCCTGTTCTCCAGACCGGGCAGACGTAGGGCTGCTCCCAATATGaatgaggaagaagaagaggaggaggaggaggaagatgaagaagaagggggaggaggagatgaAAGTTCATTTGGTGCAGATTCAGTTGTCCAGCAGAGATTCAGGATGGCCAAGGGATCAACCAAGCATCAAGTGATCTTT GTTGACAGCAAGGGTGAGGTGAACCAGTTCCTGCCCAAACACAGCCAGACAATGCTGGACAAACTTAACCAACAGCGTCTCTCCAATcagttctgtgacatcacgcTGCTGATCGAGGGCGAGGAGTACCGCGCCCACAAAGCCGTCCTGGCCGCCTGTAGCGAATACTTCAACGAGCTGTTCTTTGAGAAGGGGGCGGCGGCCACGCATGAAGCCGTGGTGGACCTCACTG GCTTCGTCAAGCCCAGCTTCCTCCCGCTGCTGGATTTTGCGTACACCTCCAAGCTCACGTTCAACTTCTGCATCATGGCAGACATCGCCAACCTGGCCAGACACTTGCTGATGAACGAGGTGTTGCAGATCTGCGAGAACGTGCACAAGCAGGTGGAGGAGCAGAAACTGACGGTGTATCAAAGAGGGGACGTGCACACGCTGATGGCCAACCAGCCGGCTCTCCAGGAGGCTTCCAAGGTGGATGGTGCAGAGGTCTACATGGTGACCATACAGGGCGACGACAAGGCGGTGGTAGCAAACGAGCCTCTGACTTTTGTGGCGCCTTCTAAAGAAGGCTACGTCCAGCAGCCGCTGACCGTCGTCACGCAGACGGTGGAGGGGGAGGCGGTGCACGTGGGCGAAGCCGGACAAACCGAGACTGTAGCTCTGATCACTCACAGCAGCCAGGTGGAGCCAGGAGAGACCGTCACGCTCATCTCCGGCGGTGCTGAGGGGATGGAGGGCGAGACCATGACGGTAGTCACCCACAGCGGCCAGTCGGGGGCCAGCGAGTCCCTGGCCGTGGTGTCGGCCTGTCTGGCCATGGAGCAGCCGCAGGTCACCGAGGACGGAGCCTTCGTCATCAACATGGACACCACGGACAAGCCGGGCCCCCCAGAGGTCGCTGCTCCAGAGCCTGAAGCGACTCTGCACCGGGACGCCACCACAGAGACCCAGAGCACTCCTGAAATCCCGGCGGCGCCCCCGAAACGCAAGCGAGGCCGCCCCGCCAAGGTGAAGAAGGAGGTGGTGGAGAGGGAGGAGCCGCCGCCGGAGCCGGAGGATCCGTCCGCTGACGAAGGCTACGCAGACAAGCAGGGGCTGGCGGGGGACGACACCAGCAGGAGGAGACTGCGGCAGCGCTCCATGGCCGAGGGCGGCTACGCCCGTCTGCACATGGGGCTGGAAGAAGacgaggaaggaaagaaaacgCCCCCACAAACAGCCCCCCCTGCCGCCGCCACCACCGCCACCAAG GTGGTGCCACGGCACGGGAAGAGGGGGAGACCCCCGAAGCAGCCAGCAGAGACCCAGGTGAAGCCGCAGAGCGCGTGCGACTCTGCGGCGGAGGCCAGCGTCGTCACGGACAACACGGCAGCGACGGCAGAGATCAGCACCCAGGATGCTGGGACGACGCCGGCAGAGCCGGAGGCCGAGACCAAGCCGCCCCAGGCCTCGACGGGGACCGCCGGAGAAGGGGAGCACACCTGCTCCGAGTGCGGCATGTCCTTCAACAGACGCTACTCCCTCATCATGCACACGCTGAAGCACGAGAAAGCTCGTGCGTACAAGTGCAGC CTCTGCAGTAAGGAGTTCCAGTACGCCGCCTCCCTGCAGGCCCACCTGGCCCGACACAAGCAGCAGAGGAGCCAGCGAGTCCCCTCCGCCAAACCCCCCGGCGAGTACGGCTCCGAGGCCCGGGCGGAGGGAGGCCTGGACGACAAGAGCGCCGCGCTGCTCACCAAGAGAGAGTTCGTGTGCGACATCTGCGGGAAGACGTTACCCAAGCTGTACTCCCTGAGGATCCACATGCTGAACCACACCGGCGTGCGGCCTCACTCCTGCAAGGTGTGCGGCAAGACCTTCGCCCACAAACACAGCCTGAAGATGCACAAAGCCCTGCACGACGTCACCAAGCAGTTCCAGTGCGAGTACTGCAAGAAGTCGTTTGTGAGCAAGCGCAGCATGGAGGAGCACACCAGCATCCACACAG GTGAGTCCaagtacctgtgcaacacctgtggaGCCACCTTCCATCGAGCCTCTGCGCTGAGCAAACACCTGAAGAAGCATCAGCCCCGGCCCGAAGTCCGCCCGTTCTCCTGCACTCA CTGTGATAAGAGCTTTTACGAAGCCAAGGACCTGCAGCAGCACATGAACAAGCACATGGGCCTGAAGCCGTTCCAGTGCCAGGTGTGCGGGAAGTGCTACAGCTGGAAGAAGGACTGGTACTCGCACGTCAAGTCCCACAGCGTGGCCGAGCCCTACAA GTGCAACGTCTGTGGGAAAGAGTTCTTTGAGAAGGCTCTGTACAGGAGACACGTGAAGAAAGCCACGCACGGCAAGAAGGGCAGAGTGAAGCAGAACCTGGAGAGGGAGTGTGAGCACTGCGGCCGGAAGTTCACGCAGCTCCGAGAGTACAGACGCCACATCAACAACCACCAGG GAGTGAAACCCTTTGAATGTCTGACGTGCGGCGTGGCCTGGGCCGACGCCCGCTCCCTCAAACGCCACGTCCGCACCCACACGGGCGAGCGGCCGTACGTGTGCCCCATGTGCCAGGAGGCCCACATCGACGCGCGGACCCTCCGCAAGCACATGGCCAAGTACCACGTGGACAGCCTGCCGGGGAAGATCATGCTGGAGAAGGACACGCTGCAGTTCCACAACCAGGGCACGCAGGTGGAGCACGCCGTCAGCATCCTGACGTCAGACCTGCCGCCCGAGCTCCGGCCCGCCCAGCCGCAGCCCGCCGAGGAGATCGAGACGGTGCTGATCACGGAGGAGACGGTGGAGGCGGTGGAGGCCGTCCAGGCCGTGCAGGCGGTGAGCGACGGCAGCATGGCCACGCTCTCGGACCAGGGCATCATGCAGGTGGTGAACTACGTCCTGGCCCAGCAGGGGCTCACGGAGGCCAAGCCTGAGGACGCTGCCGAGGGGATTCAGAccatggaggtggaggtggccgAGGTGGCTCACGTGGCCGAGGTGGCTCACGTGGCCGAGGTGGCAGAGGTGGAGTGA